Within Halorubrum lacusprofundi ATCC 49239, the genomic segment TTCCGAACTCGCTCGCACTGGAGTACCACTCCTACGAGCTCGGCTGGTGGGAAGATCTGGTCGAAGAGGACAATCTCATCGAAGAGGGCCGTATGGAGATCCCGGAGGAACCCGGTCTCGGCCTGACGCTGAACCTTGACGCCGTCGGAGAGCACATGGTCGAAGGCGAGACGTTGTTCGACGAGGCGTGAGCCGGAGTCGAGCTCGATAGACGAGGGGAGCGAGTCTATCGGTGTTCGACGAGGCGTGAGCCGGAGTCGAGCTCGATAGACGAGGGGAGCGAGTCTATCGGTGTTCGACGAGGCGTGAGCCGGAGTCGAGCTCGATAGACGAGGGGAGCGAGTCTATCGGTGTTCGACGAGGCGTGAGCCCGATCGGGGACAGCCGGGCTCAACGGTCGCGTTGGCGGTACTCTTATAATGGCGTCTGCGCATCAACAGGGTATGCGGTATTACCGACTCCCCGGCGGAGAGCACAGCGAGGGGTCCGGCTCGCTCGTCGTCGTCGACGACGGCGACGCCTACGACCTGTCAACGGCATCAGACGATCTCGGGTCGTTCACCCAGCTCGCTCGCGCCGCGAACGCGTGCGACGAGTCCATCGATTCCATCGCTCGGGACCGGATCTCCGACTCGGAGTCGGTGGCGTTCGACGACGACGACGTACTCCTGCCGGTGACGGCCGACGAGGTGTGGGCCGCGGGGGTCACGTACCAGATCAGCGAACAGGCGCGCGAGGCCGAGAGCGGCAAGCCCGAGGTGTACATCGACGTCTACGACAGCGAGCGCCCGGAGCTGTTCTTGAAGGCGACGCCCTCGCGGACAGTCGGCCCCAACGAGGCCATCGGGATCCGCGGCGACTCCACGTGGGACGTGCCGGAGCCGGAGCTCGGCGTCGTGCTCCACCGCGAAGAGGTCGTTGGCTACACGATCGGCAACGACGTATCGAGCCGAGCCATCGAAGGCGAGAACCCGCTGTACCTCCCGCAGGCGAAGGTGTACGACCGATGCTGTTCGGTCGGCCCGTGCGTGGCGACAGCGGATGTCGTCGACGATCCCCACGACCTCGAGATGGCGCTCAGCATCGAGCGCGACGGCGAGGTCGTCTTCGAGGACTCGACGTCGACGAACGAGATGGCGACCACCTGCGAAAACCTCGTTTCGTACCTCCGGCGGCACAACAACCTCCCGGAGACCGTCGTCCTGCTGACCGGCACCGCACTCGTGCCGCCGGAGTCGTTCACGCTCACCGAGGGTGACCAGGTCACGATCGACATCGACAAGATCGGACAGCTCGTCAACGACACTATCGTCGTCTGACGGCCCTCTAAATCGAACCGGAAGTACGCGTCGCCAGCGACCGGCATCCGATCGAGGAGCTCGTCGTCGCGGACCCTCTCGGCGACGCCGATGACAGAGTCGTTCTCGA encodes:
- a CDS encoding fumarylacetoacetate hydrolase family protein; this encodes MRYYRLPGGEHSEGSGSLVVVDDGDAYDLSTASDDLGSFTQLARAANACDESIDSIARDRISDSESVAFDDDDVLLPVTADEVWAAGVTYQISEQAREAESGKPEVYIDVYDSERPELFLKATPSRTVGPNEAIGIRGDSTWDVPEPELGVVLHREEVVGYTIGNDVSSRAIEGENPLYLPQAKVYDRCCSVGPCVATADVVDDPHDLEMALSIERDGEVVFEDSTSTNEMATTCENLVSYLRRHNNLPETVVLLTGTALVPPESFTLTEGDQVTIDIDKIGQLVNDTIVV